Proteins encoded in a region of the Polynucleobacter antarcticus genome:
- a CDS encoding type B 50S ribosomal protein L31: MKPGIHPEYREIVFVDVSNNFSFKTRSTMSTKEKIKWEDGNEYPLSKIETSSESHPFYTGTQKIMDTAGRVEKFRQKFGTKAVAKSTGDGAAKTAEKKAAAAEAKASAPAAKKTTAKKV; encoded by the coding sequence ATGAAACCTGGCATTCACCCCGAATATCGTGAAATCGTCTTTGTAGACGTTTCTAACAATTTTAGCTTCAAGACTCGCTCTACGATGTCTACCAAAGAGAAAATCAAATGGGAAGACGGCAATGAGTATCCATTGTCCAAGATCGAGACTTCATCTGAATCACACCCTTTTTACACTGGTACCCAAAAGATTATGGATACTGCGGGTCGTGTTGAGAAATTCCGTCAAAAATTCGGTACTAAAGCAGTTGCTAAGTCTACTGGTGATGGCGCCGCTAAAACAGCTGAGAAAAAAGCTGCTGCTGCAGAAGCAAAAGCTAGTGCTCCCGCTGCTAAAAAGACTACAGCGAAGAAGGTTTAA
- the rho gene encoding transcription termination factor Rho, producing MQLSELKVLHVSALLEMASSLEIENTQRMRKQELMFAILKKRAKEGESVFGDGTLEVLPDGFGFLRSPDASYMASPDDIYISPAQIRRFNLHTGDSVEGEVRTPKDGERYFALVKVDKINGLPPEALKNRIMFENLTPLHPNRTIHLEREIKAEENLTGRIIDMISPIGFGQRGLIVSSPKSGKTVMMQHIAHAISTNFPDAILIVLLVDERPEEVTEMQRSVRGEVVASTFDEPAVRHVQVAEMVIEKAKRLVEMKKDVIILLDSITRLARAYNTVIPSSGKVLSGGVDANALQRPKRFFGAARNIEEGGSLTIIATALIETGSRMDDLIYEEFKGTGNMEVHLERRLAERRVYPSINLNKSGTRREELLVKAENLQKIWVLRKLLADMDDIEAMNFIVDKLKSTKNNSEFFDLMRKGG from the coding sequence ATGCAATTATCTGAACTCAAAGTCCTCCACGTATCCGCTCTACTTGAAATGGCTTCCAGCCTAGAGATTGAAAATACGCAACGGATGCGCAAACAAGAACTCATGTTCGCCATTCTCAAAAAGCGCGCTAAAGAAGGTGAGTCTGTATTTGGTGATGGCACTTTGGAGGTGTTGCCAGATGGCTTTGGTTTCTTACGCTCTCCAGATGCCTCCTATATGGCTTCTCCGGATGACATCTATATCTCCCCTGCCCAGATTCGTCGCTTTAACCTGCATACCGGTGACAGTGTTGAGGGAGAGGTTCGCACCCCTAAGGATGGTGAGCGTTACTTTGCTTTGGTCAAGGTCGACAAGATCAATGGCTTGCCACCTGAGGCGCTAAAGAACCGCATCATGTTCGAAAACCTCACACCACTCCACCCTAATCGCACGATTCATTTAGAACGTGAAATTAAAGCTGAAGAAAATTTAACCGGTCGCATTATCGACATGATCTCCCCGATTGGCTTTGGTCAACGTGGTCTGATTGTGTCTTCACCAAAGTCCGGTAAGACGGTGATGATGCAGCATATTGCCCATGCGATTTCTACTAACTTTCCAGATGCCATTTTGATTGTTCTCTTAGTCGATGAGCGCCCTGAGGAAGTGACTGAGATGCAGCGCTCTGTGCGCGGTGAGGTGGTCGCCTCGACATTTGATGAGCCTGCGGTGCGCCATGTTCAAGTTGCTGAAATGGTGATTGAAAAAGCCAAACGCCTTGTCGAAATGAAAAAAGATGTCATCATCTTGCTAGACTCTATTACCCGTTTAGCGCGCGCCTACAACACTGTCATTCCTTCATCTGGAAAAGTATTGTCTGGTGGTGTCGATGCCAATGCGCTACAACGTCCAAAACGCTTTTTCGGTGCAGCTCGTAATATTGAAGAAGGTGGCTCTCTCACCATCATCGCTACTGCCTTGATTGAAACAGGTAGTCGGATGGATGATCTGATTTATGAGGAGTTCAAGGGTACCGGCAATATGGAAGTCCACCTCGAGCGTCGTTTAGCCGAGCGTCGTGTCTATCCGTCAATTAACCTCAATAAGTCTGGCACCCGCCGAGAAGAGTTGCTGGTCAAGGCGGAAAATCTCCAGAAAATCTGGGTTTTACGTAAATTACTGGCTGATATGGACGATATCGAGGCAATGAATTTCATTGTGGATAAGCTCAAATCAACCAAAAATAACAGTGAATTCTTTGATTTAATGCGTAAAGGTGGCTAA
- a CDS encoding ArnT family glycosyltransferase, with protein MVKLTAAATTSIPRIIIFALTLIYGFAGLFARDPWKNEDAIGFGGMWALHNGKALDWIVPHLTGRDVSLGAPLPYWLGATLMDLFGPFIGMANAARLYSAICFFAAAVAIWYASYLLGRRPEVQPVELAVGGQPGRRSYGMTLADGALLIFLACVGLAQRAHETTPMMAQLMGISIILYGTVRGLDKPWQGGLWTGLGVAIIALSSNLTLSLIVVSATIIAVIASNAKLRFRWTLTSTVFGLIGFAVWPALWYLGDLTPEWRHIAQDGWRNVPEMRSTPSIESLGFMSVNFWVYAWPVWPLAMISLAHWARVEEAGKWRAPHLCIPLSLFIGCCVYVLFRLEANEHDLIILIPSLAMIAAFSLPILKRGLISFIDWFAMFSFTIIALAIWIIWLAKMTGFPESTAANLQRLLPGFQSQFDYFGFVAALIITGIWLAIVRWRTSRAPKEIWRCLIISASGTTLMWVLLMTLWLPTINYAKTYRYVSDRLSSIIANTPGCIDTSNLGSAQLASFNYFTTLTLRDDPSCNLMLTHSSSGAQAYASLNKKKIELLWEDRRAADRDERLRLYQITPVGQQ; from the coding sequence ATGGTTAAACTCACCGCCGCCGCCACTACGTCGATTCCTCGCATCATTATTTTTGCGTTGACCTTGATCTATGGTTTCGCTGGCCTCTTTGCACGCGACCCTTGGAAGAATGAAGATGCCATTGGTTTTGGCGGTATGTGGGCCTTACACAATGGCAAAGCACTTGACTGGATTGTTCCTCATCTCACAGGGCGGGATGTTTCATTGGGCGCCCCATTACCCTATTGGCTCGGCGCTACCCTCATGGATCTTTTTGGCCCATTTATTGGCATGGCGAATGCGGCACGCCTCTATTCGGCAATTTGCTTCTTTGCAGCAGCTGTAGCAATTTGGTATGCAAGCTACTTATTAGGTCGTCGCCCAGAAGTACAGCCTGTGGAATTAGCAGTAGGTGGTCAGCCTGGCCGAAGAAGTTATGGCATGACTTTGGCAGATGGTGCTTTACTCATCTTTCTTGCTTGTGTAGGACTTGCACAGCGCGCTCACGAAACGACCCCCATGATGGCGCAGCTGATGGGTATCAGCATTATTTTATATGGCACTGTACGCGGACTAGATAAGCCATGGCAAGGCGGCTTGTGGACTGGTTTAGGGGTGGCGATTATTGCCCTATCAAGCAACCTCACGCTCAGTTTAATCGTTGTGAGCGCCACCATCATTGCAGTGATTGCTAGTAATGCTAAGTTACGATTTCGGTGGACGCTGACAAGCACAGTGTTTGGTTTGATTGGCTTTGCAGTTTGGCCAGCACTTTGGTATCTGGGCGATCTCACTCCTGAATGGCGTCATATTGCGCAAGATGGATGGCGTAATGTCCCTGAAATGCGATCTACACCATCGATAGAGTCGCTAGGATTTATGAGTGTCAATTTTTGGGTTTATGCCTGGCCTGTTTGGCCCCTTGCTATGATTTCACTTGCGCATTGGGCTAGAGTAGAAGAAGCCGGAAAATGGCGTGCGCCGCACCTATGCATTCCGCTGAGCTTATTTATTGGCTGCTGTGTTTATGTACTTTTTAGGTTGGAGGCCAATGAGCATGACCTGATTATTTTGATTCCGAGTCTAGCGATGATTGCCGCCTTTAGCTTGCCGATTTTAAAACGGGGCCTCATTAGCTTTATTGACTGGTTCGCCATGTTTAGTTTCACTATTATTGCTTTGGCGATATGGATTATTTGGCTCGCTAAAATGACTGGCTTTCCAGAATCAACTGCCGCTAATTTACAAAGGCTCTTGCCAGGCTTCCAGTCACAATTTGATTACTTTGGTTTTGTAGCGGCACTGATCATTACTGGTATTTGGTTAGCTATCGTACGCTGGAGAACATCCCGCGCCCCAAAAGAAATTTGGCGCTGCCTCATCATCTCCGCTTCCGGTACTACCTTAATGTGGGTCTTGTTGATGACTTTATGGCTCCCTACGATTAACTATGCTAAAACCTATCGCTATGTTTCAGATCGTTTAAGTAGCATTATTGCCAATACTCCAGGATGTATAGACACGAGTAATCTCGGATCAGCCCAACTCGCCTCTTTTAATTACTTCACCACATTGACTCTACGTGATGACCCTAGTTGCAATCTGATGCTGACGCACAGCTCTTCAGGTGCTCAAGCTTACGCAAGTCTAAACAAAAAGAAAATTGAGTTACTTTGGGAAGATCGTCGCGCAGCTGACCGCGATGAGCGCCTCCGTCTTTACCAGATTACCCCTGTAGGTCAACAGTAA
- a CDS encoding MATE family efflux transporter — MTLYLKLSRLREDIPALLKLAGPLLIGQLAVISFGVLDTAMTARYSADDLAALAMASAIFISIYVGLTGVISALAPIAGQLFGAKRFTEIGEEVRQATWLALGLTVLGCVILLNPDYLLAISQVTPDIEEKARLYLAILAIGLPASMAMRALIAFHNAVSRPAVITVIQLIGLGLKLPLNLLFIYGGLGIEGMGGPGCAVATVIISWFWLIITLGFVLFDRFYKPFHIFARFSWPDWHRIWTLLRLGAPIGFSYLIEVTSFAFMSLFIARLGTTALAGHQIVANLGTVIYMVPLSLSIATMTLVSQSIGAGRQKRAEEIGWSSVFFTTALCIVIGISVWVFRMALLDLYDPPEEVKAFAIPLFLFVAFYQIFDALQITAAFILRAYRVAFWPMLIYAGSLWGIGLGGGYVMGFNVLGNTPEFLQGANGFWAGNSVSLGLAALLLLYLFRKTAARFEKTHPPVQV, encoded by the coding sequence ATGACGTTGTACCTTAAGTTATCGCGCTTGCGCGAGGATATTCCCGCTCTACTAAAACTCGCTGGCCCACTACTTATCGGTCAATTGGCTGTTATCAGCTTTGGTGTTTTAGACACCGCCATGACCGCCCGTTATTCTGCGGATGATTTAGCTGCACTAGCAATGGCTTCTGCAATTTTTATTAGTATCTATGTGGGGCTCACTGGCGTCATCTCTGCCCTCGCACCGATTGCAGGTCAGCTCTTTGGCGCAAAGCGATTTACAGAAATTGGTGAAGAGGTCAGGCAAGCTACTTGGCTCGCACTGGGTCTCACTGTTTTAGGTTGTGTCATTCTTCTCAACCCCGATTATCTACTGGCAATCTCTCAAGTCACTCCAGATATTGAAGAGAAGGCACGCCTATATCTAGCCATTTTAGCTATCGGACTACCGGCGAGCATGGCAATGCGTGCCTTGATCGCTTTTCATAATGCTGTCTCGCGTCCTGCCGTCATTACAGTCATTCAGCTCATTGGTCTAGGTTTAAAACTTCCCTTAAATCTCTTATTTATTTATGGTGGTCTTGGTATTGAAGGCATGGGTGGTCCGGGTTGCGCTGTTGCCACCGTGATTATTAGCTGGTTCTGGCTCATCATCACTTTAGGTTTTGTATTGTTTGATCGCTTTTATAAGCCCTTTCATATCTTTGCCCGATTTAGTTGGCCAGATTGGCATCGGATCTGGACCTTACTCAGATTGGGTGCCCCGATTGGGTTTAGTTATCTGATTGAAGTGACCTCTTTTGCTTTTATGTCTTTGTTTATTGCTCGCTTAGGAACAACGGCATTAGCAGGTCATCAGATTGTGGCGAATTTGGGCACTGTCATCTATATGGTGCCATTATCACTATCGATTGCCACCATGACATTAGTCTCCCAATCGATTGGCGCAGGACGACAAAAGCGTGCTGAAGAAATCGGCTGGTCCTCTGTATTTTTTACTACTGCTCTCTGCATTGTGATTGGTATTTCGGTGTGGGTTTTCCGCATGGCCTTATTAGATCTCTACGATCCCCCCGAAGAGGTGAAAGCATTTGCTATTCCACTCTTTTTGTTTGTTGCCTTTTATCAGATTTTTGATGCCCTACAGATTACTGCAGCATTTATTCTGCGTGCTTACCGCGTCGCCTTTTGGCCGATGCTCATTTACGCCGGATCACTTTGGGGTATAGGCCTAGGTGGCGGTTACGTCATGGGCTTTAATGTCCTAGGCAATACCCCAGAATTTTTACAAGGTGCGAATGGCTTTTGGGCTGGCAATAGTGTGAGTCTAGGTTTAGCTGCATTACTACTGCTCTATCTATTTAGAAAAACGGCTGCACGCTTTGAAAAAACACATCCGCCTGTGCAAGTTTAA
- the trxA gene encoding thioredoxin TrxA has protein sequence MSAGIKYVTDASFEQDVLKSDKPVLLDFWAEWCGPCKMIGPILEELAGEYGDKIQIAKMNVDENQGVPAQFNIRGIPTLILFKNGTVAAQKVGALAKSQLTAFIDSHL, from the coding sequence ATGAGCGCCGGTATTAAATATGTAACTGATGCCTCTTTTGAGCAAGACGTTCTCAAATCCGATAAACCTGTGTTGCTGGACTTCTGGGCTGAGTGGTGCGGTCCCTGCAAGATGATCGGCCCTATTCTGGAAGAGCTCGCTGGCGAGTATGGCGATAAGATCCAAATCGCCAAGATGAATGTCGATGAGAACCAAGGTGTTCCTGCCCAATTTAATATTCGGGGCATTCCAACACTCATCCTATTTAAGAACGGCACTGTTGCTGCTCAAAAAGTAGGTGCTTTGGCCAAATCCCAGTTGACTGCATTTATTGATAGTCATCTGTAA